A single window of Acanthopagrus latus isolate v.2019 chromosome 1, fAcaLat1.1, whole genome shotgun sequence DNA harbors:
- the LOC119018935 gene encoding phospholipid phosphatase 3-like: protein MLNKFGPQSTGVAVSSADLQLKLTDSKTAGMGMEHGGGKKLIEITGPALSKRKLLVGLDLLCLFLASIPFFACELKAVSPYRRGFMCGDPSITYPYLHQEAISDELLIAGGIIITGLTIALGECYRVRFRGVSSKAFVRNLYVSCLYKELGCFLFGCCVGQSLTNMAKLSVGRLRPHFLNVCGVTYASLNCTPGTYVATVNCRQPDHRLEEEARKSFYSGHASFAMYTMLYLAFYLQARLTWRGARLLRPALQFFLVLLAVYTGLTRISDYRHHPSDVLTGYIQGALTAYWVAFHISSMFKSSSLDLSPTETLESPLSPHHTVC, encoded by the exons ATGTTGAACAAATTCGGGCCGCAGAGCACCGGCGTGGCCGTCTCCAGCGCCGACCTCCAGCTCAAACTGACGGACAGCAAGACAGCAGGGATGGGGATGGAGCACGGCGGCGGGAAGAAACTCATAGAGATAACTGGACCGGCTTTATCCAAAAGAAAGCTCCTGGTCGGCTTAgacctcctctgcctcttcctcg CCTCCATTCCTTTCTTTGCGTGTGAGCTGAAGGCAGTGAGTCCTTACAGAAGGGGCTTCATGTGCGGGGACCCCAGCATCACCTATCCTTATCTGCACCAGGAGGCCATATCAGACGAACTGCTCATCGCTGGTGGCATCATCATCACCGGCCTCACT ATCGCCCTCGGGGAGTGTTACCGGGTACGTTTCAGAGGCGTCAGCTCCAAGGCCTTTGTCAGGAACCTGTACGTGTCCTGTCTGTACAAGGAGCTGGGCTGCTTCCTGTTTGGCTGCTGTGTCGGCCAATCGCTGACCAACATGGCCAAGCTGAGCGTCGGGAGGCTACGGCCGCACTTCCTGAATGTGTGCGGTGTCACCTATGCCTCGCTCAACTGCACGCCTGGCACCTACGTCGCGACAGTGAACTGCCGCCAGCCTGACCACAggttggaggaggaggccag GAAGTCCTTCTACTCTGGCCACGCTTCCTTCGCGATGTACACAATGCTGTATTTAGCA TTCTACCTGCAGGCGAGGTTGACGTGGCGTGGGGCTCGGCTGCTGAGGCCGGCACTGCAGTTCTTCCTGGTTCTGCTGGCCGTCTACACGGGCCTGACCCGCATCTCAGACTACAGGCACCACCCGTCTGATGTGCTGACAGGCTACATACAAGGAGCCCTCACTGCTTACTGGGTG gccTTCCACATCTCGTCCATGTTTAAAAGCTCGAGTTTGGATCTGTCTCCGACCGAGACCCTGGAGAGCCCCTTGTCACCCCACCACACTGTCTGCTAA